A segment of the Brevundimonas sp. M20 genome:
GAGGCGTTGGGAACGAGCATGACCGACGAGAAGGATCAGAACGGGCAGGGCGGAGTTCCGCTGGAGCCCTTCCCGACGCATCGACCGGAGTCGCCGTTCCCGCCGCTGTATGAAAGCCTGCCGGTTCCGCAGGACCCGCCGAGCGACTGGATACAGTCGGCCGACGCCCACGACCTGCCGACCGCGCCGGAGCCGCTGGTCGAGCGGGCCAATCCGCTGGTCGCGCTGGGGCGGTTCGCCTTCCCGCCGGGACCGCCCATTGATGATGAGGGGCTGGCCGCGCGGGACCTGCGCTGGACGACCCAGACGCTGGTGATCGCCGGGCTGTTCCTGCTGGTCTTCAACGCCGTCTCGCCGCTGAACTGGTCGCACCAGCAGGCGCCGGGCTGGGTGTCGGAGACGGTGGAGCGCGTGTCGGAAGCCTGGGTCGGGCAGCTGGCGCAGGTGGGGACCGACATGCCGAGGCAGGGGCTGCGCGAGGCGTGGTTCGGGGCCAAGGACGCGCGCTTCCCGGGGCAGCAGCCCGCACCGCCGCGTACTGATACACCATAACAGCGGCTTGACCGGACTCGGAGACGACCTCTAGCGTGCCGCCGCCCGTGAGTGAGCGGGCGCTCAAGGGGCTGTTTCATGCGTCATCGTCTGCTCGCCCGGGCTCTGCCCGCCTTTGTCCTGCTGGCCGCCGTCGCCGGTCCCGCCATGGCGCAGGAGGCCCTGACCTATCAGCAGCCCCCGTCGCCCATCGCTGACATTCTGGACACCAAGCCGACCCCGAGCTCGAGCCTGAGCCCGAACCGGACGACGCTGGCGCTGTTCGACCGGTCGAACCTGCCGCCCATCGCCGAGCTGGCCGAGCCGATGCTTCGGCTGGGCGGTTATCGCATCAATCCGCGCAACAATGGTCAGGCCAACAGCCGGGTCAGCTGGCTGACCGGGCTGAGCTTCCAGCCGGTCGCGGGCGGCGAGGCGCGGGCGGTGCAACTGCCGGCCAATGCGCGCTTCCTGTCGCCCAGCTGGTCGCCGGACGGATCGAAGGTGGCCCTGCTGATGGACGCCCCGACGGGGCTGGAGCTGTGGGTGGTGGACGTCGCCACGGCGCGGGCGAGCAAGCTGACGGAGGCGCGGGTCAACGCGGCCACCGGAAGCGCCTTTGACTGGACGCCGGACAGCGCCGGTCTGGTGGTGCGCCTGACTCCGCAGGGCCGGGGCGCGGCGCCGGACGTCAGCCGTCCGCCCGCCGGTCCGATCGTGGCCGAGAGCATGGGCCGGGTGGCCCCGGCGCGGACCTATCAGGACCTGCTGAGCGACGCGGGCGACGAGGCCCTGTTCGACCACTACTTCACCTCGCAGCTGACCTATGTGCCGATCAACGGCCGGGGCGCGCGCGATCTCGGCGCGCCTGCGGTCTATCTGGGCGCCAGTGTCTCGCCGGACGGGCGCCATGTGCTGACCACGACGGTCAAGCGGCCCTACAGCTATGTGGTGCCCGCCGGTCTGTTCCCGTCCGAGACGCGGGTGATCGACCTGCAGGGGCGCGCGGTCCATCAGGTCGCTGACCTGCCGCTGCGGGATAATGTGCCGACGCCGTTCGACGCCGTGGCGCCCGGCCCGCGCTCGATCCAGTGGCGCGCCGATGCGCCCGCCACCCTGGTCTGGACCGAGGCGCAGGACGGCGGCGATCCGCGCACGCCGTCGGAAGTGCGCGACCGCGTCTTCATGCTGGCCGCGCCGTTCAACGCGCAGCCGACGACCCTGATCGACCTGAACGAGCGCTACGGCGGGATCACCTGGGGCGATGCGGACACCGCGCTGGTGACCAGCCGCTGGTTCAACACCCGTCACGAGACCCGCTACGTCATCGACCCGTCGAACCCGGGAACGGGCCGGGTGCTGCTGGAGCGGAACTATCAGGACCAGTACAACAATCCGGGTTCGCCCCTGACCGAGCCGAACGCGCAGGGCTTCAATGTGGCGCGCTTCGCCGCCGACGGTCGCCTGCTGATGACCGGACCGGGCGCGACGCGGGAAGGGGAGTATCCCTTCCTCGCCGCCATGGACCTGAACACCGGCCAGTCGGAGCGTCTGTGGACCTCGGCCACCGGCGAATACGAGAGCATCGTCGGGGTGCTGGATGACGGCGCGCGCCGTCTGGTGACTCGGCGCGAGACGAAGAACGATCCGGCCAACCTGTTCGTGCGCGATCTGAACGCCGCGACGACCACGCCGCTGACGCACTTCACCGATCCGGCGCCGCAGCTGGCGGGCGTGTCGCGTCAGCTGATCACCTACACCCGCGCCGACGGGGTGCAGCTGTCCGGCACGCTGTATCTGCCCGCAGGGTACGACAAGGACCGCGACGGTCCGCTGCCGCTGGTGATGTGGGCCTATCCGGCCGAGTTCACCGACGCCGCCGTGGCCGGGCAGGTGGTGGACACCGCCAACCGCTTCGTGCGGCCGGGCGGATCGAGCCATCTGTTCCTGCTGACGCAGGGCTATGCGGTGCTGGACGACCCGTCGATGCCGATCATCGGCAAGGACGGCGCCGAGCCGAACGACACCTACATCGAGCAACTGACGGCCAGCGCCGAGGCGGCGGTCAATGCGGTGGTCGAGCTGGGCGTGGCGGACCGCGACCGGATCGCCGTCGGCGGGCACAGCTACGGCGCCTTCATGACCGCCAACCTGCTGGCCCACACCGACCTGTTCCGCACCGGCATCGCGCGGTCGGGCGCCTATAACCGGACCCTGACGCCGTTCGGTTTCCAGGCGGAGCAGCGGACCTATTGGGAGGCGCCGGAGACGTACAACGAGATGTCGCCCTTCGCCTTCGCCAACCGGGTCAATGAGCCGATCCTGCTGATCCACGGCGAGGCGGACGACAACTCGGGCACCTTCCCGGTGCAGTCGGAACGCTTCTATGCGGCGCTGAAGGGCAATGGGGCGCAGGTGCGTTACGTGGTCCTGCCGCTGGAAGCCCACGGCTATCGCGCGCGGGAGTCGGTCGGGCACACGCTGTGGGAAACGGTGCGCTGGCTGGACCAGTATGTGAAGAACGCACCGCCGCGGGCGGCGGAGTAAGGCCCGGCGGGATCATCGGGGCGGACGCCCGAAAGGGCGCCGCCCCCTCTGGTCTCCCTATCGGGCGAGGTCCTGGGGGAGATAGATGAAGCGGGGGCCGTCGGGGGCGATGACGAGGCTCCGGCAGTTGTCCAGCGGGGTTTCCAGCGAAACACTCGTACAGACCCTGTTGCCGCGGACCTCGTAACGACCGCTCAGCGTGACCCCGCCGGTCCGATCATAGTGCCCTTCAGAGGTGAACCACTCGGAGCGGCCGTCGTCCAGATCACTCTCGAACAGTGTCCGTGGTCCCTCAAGCAGGACCCGCCGGGTTTCATATTCCGTCGCGGGACGCTCGATAGAAGCGGTGGGGCGGTATTCTTTTGGCTGCCGTTCCCCGCAGGCCGCAACCGCCAGCACGGCGAAGGCGATGACAGCCCCTTTTGGGTATCGGGGCAGGGAAGTGTCTAGCATAGCGATCTCTGATTGCATGGGTGCGAGCATTGCTCTCGCATCCGTGCCTGCCAAGTCCTCTATGAGCCGTGCCGCCTGTTGGTGAAACAGACTTCTGACGGTCGACTCTCACCCGACCGCGCGCAGAACAACGGCTGCGCCGTTGGGCGCGGTCTCCCTCTCCCAATGGGAGAGGGTCAGGACTCTACCAGCGGCCCGTTGCCGTCGGCGGTTTTGGCCACCGTGTAGGTCTTCAGCACCGAGGCGTCGTAGCGTTTGTCGAAGATGGTCGAGACGGTGTGGAGTTCGGCCTTCGCTTCGGTCGGGGTGAGGGTCAGCAGGACGAAGCCCTTGGCCGTCTGGTCGCAGAGCAGGACTTCTTCATTCGCCGCGTTCAGGGCCGCGCCGAGGGGGACGCCCTGGACGTGGTCGCCGGGCGAGGGGCTGGAGATGGCGCTGGTGGCGAACTCGACAGCAGCGCGGCGGCCTGAGGCGTCCTTCAGATCATTGACCCAGAAGGCATGGCTGTCGCCGGCCAGAACGATGGGCTGGACGCCCGCGTCAGCGAAGGCGCCGTACAGACGCTCGCGACCGGCGGGATAGCCGTCCCAGCTGTCGAGGTTGAACGGCACGCCCAGCTTGAACAGCTCGATCGACTGGCGAACCTCGGCGCGGACGGCGGCGGGCAGGCGGGCCAGCAGGACGGTGACCTCCAGCGGGGAGGCCATCCTGGTGATGTCCGGTCCCTGCACCCGGCCCATGACGACCTGATTGCCGATGACCTGCCACGGACGACCGGCCTCGCGCGAGGCGGTCAGGGTGGAGCGGATCCAGTCGCGCTGGGCGTCGCCCAGAAGGTCGCGGTCGGGAGCGTTGAGCTTGGCGCGGAAGGCGTCGACGTCCGGGCGGGCGTTGCGGCCCGTGCCGACGACCGGCATGTCGGTGGCGAAGCTGAGGGCTTCCTGACGGGCGACCAGCCGGGTCTCGACCATCAGCAGGCTGGCCAGATCGCCGAAGTCGAAGCTGCGATAGATGGCGTCCTCGGTTAGGCCGCCTTCCGGTTCGCGGATCGGCATCCACTCGAAATAGGCCTTCAGGGCGGCGGCCTTGCGGACGAGGAAGTCGCCTTCGGTTTCTGACTGGTGGTTCTCGGCGCCGCCGGACCAGGTGTCGTTGGCGACCTCGTGATCGTCCCAGACGCAGATGAAGGGCGCGCGGGCGTGGGCGGCCTGCAGGTCCGGGTCCGACTTGTACTGGGCGTGGCGCTGCCGGTAGTCGGCCAGGGTGACGATCTCGTGCGGCGGCTGGGGCGTGCGGTTCAGACGCGCGCCGGTGGTCATGCCGTAGGAGTCCGGCTCGGCGCCGTATTCATAGATGTAGTCGCCCAGGTGGATGACGGCGTCGAGGCGATCCAGCTTCGACACCACCTCCCAGGCGTTAAAGTAGCCGCCCGGATAGAGCTGGCAGGAGGCGACGGCCAGAACCGCGTCGGCGGTCGGGCCGACGGGCAGGGTGCGAGCGCGGCCCTGAGGCGAGCTAACCTCGCCCGCCGAGAAGGCGTAGCGGTAGTCGACGCCCGGCTGGAGGCCCGCGACCGGCACCTTGACCGTGAAGTCGCGCTCGGGGCCGGTCTCGACCGTGCCGGAGGCGACAGAGGCGGTCGCATCGCCGTCGCGCCAGACCGACCAGTCGACCCGCACGGCGCGGACGGACGGGTCGGACGGCGTGACGCGCGTCCAGATCAGGAGCCCGTCCTGACGGGGATCGCCGGAGGCGACCCCGTGCAGGAACTGGACGTCGACGGCCTGTCGGGCGGCGGCGGGCAGGCTTGCGCCCGCCGCACCGGCGCTGAGAAGACCGAGAAGACCGCGACGGTGCAGGCTCATGATCCGACCTCTAGTACTTCACGCCGAAGACGAGGCCGACGGTGCGGGGCTCGCCGGCGATGAAGGTCGGCAGACCCAGACCGTCGCCGGTGTTGCCCGCGTCCTTGATGTATTTCTCGTCGAGCAGGTTGTCGGCGAAGGCTTCCACCGACCAGTCGCCCTGCGCGCTGGTGAAGCGGATGCGCAGGTTCAGCAGGCCGTAGGCGTCCTGATACTCGTCCACGACGGTGTCGGGGACGAAGTTGCCGGTCTGCAGGTCGGTGCGGTCGTTGTTGTCGTCGAAGAACATCTCCGACTGCCAGGTGTACGTCGGCATGACGGCCAGTTCGCCACCCGGCAGCGGCACACGGACCGACATGCCGAAAGAGGCGCGGTTGTCCGGCGAAAGACGGAAGCGGTTGCCGTCGTAGATGCCCGCCTCGAACCGCGAGTGGTTGTAGGCGTAGGTGCCGAAGACATCGACGTACTCATTCAGGCTCAGGAAGGCCTGACCCTCGAAGCCGTAGGCGCGGGCTTCACCGGCGTTGGTGGTGATGAACTGGGTGCCGACCTGAATCGTCGTCTGGAAGTTCGAGTAGTCGTAGAGGTAGACCGACCCGTCCAGATGCAGGGCGCCGTTGAACAGACCCGTGGTCTTGGCGCCGATCTCGTAGCTGTCGACTTCCTCGGCGTCCACGAAGGTGAAGTCCGGGGCGCCGAACGGGGCCGAGGGGGCGCCGGCGGCCAGAACGGCCGGGCGACGGCCGCGGGCGTAGTTGGCGTACAGGCTGCTTTCATCGCCGATGGCGTAACGGCCGGTGACGCGCCAGGTGAAGCCGTCGTCTTCCAGATCCTGATAGATGAAGTCGCCGTTGTTGGCGGTCGGCTGGAAGGTCAGGCCGAAGGCCGGGAAGGTCGTCGAGAAGGGCGCGGTGGCCGCGCCCGGGACGGCCAGCTGGCCGACGATGCCGTTGGCCAGTGCGCCGAGCTGGGCGGCCTGTGCCAGGTCGGCCGGGGTTCCGGAAGCGATCAGTCGCGCGATCTGGCCCTGAATCTGCTGGACGCCCAGCAGGCTGCCGGCGACCGAACGACCGTTGAGCACGGCGGACGAGAAGCCGCTGGTCTTGTCGTCCTGCGTCCAGCGGACGCCCGCCGAGAACTCCAGACGATCCGTCGGACGCCAGGTGACGTCGGCGAACAGGTCGACCGACTGCAGCTCGCTGGTGTTGGTGGCGGTCTCGATATGCGAGGCCTTGAGGTTGTCGCGGATGCCCGGAATGGCCGGGGCGGGCAGGCCGAGGCCGCCGAGAATCGGGTCCAGCAGGGTCGGGCTGGAATAGAAGGCCAGCGGCAGGAAGTTCGGGCCGGTGACGCCGGGGGCGCCGTCCAGCAGACCGGCCAGCTGGGCAAGGGCGATGCGCTCGTTGAACTCGGTCGGGGTCCGTTGCGAACCCTCTTCCTTGAAGTAGCCGACGCCGAAGAAGCCCGAGACGGCGCCGCCGTTGTCCCAGTTCAGGCGAAGCTCCTGGCTCCATTGTTCGCCTTGGGCGTCTTCCACGGCCGAGAGCAGGGGCAGGGAGATGCCGTCCGCGTCGAAGACTTCGTAGGAGTCGAACTTGCGGTAGGCGCTGGTCGAGGTCAGGGTCAGGCTGTCCGACAGGTCGAGGCGGGCGATGCCGGTCAGGCCCCAGACTTCGCGGTCCAGACCCAGATCCTGACCGCCGTCGATGTTGGTTCCCGGGGTAAGAGCGGCGCCCTCCCACGGCTCAGCCGAACCGATGACGGCGCCGGTGTTCGGGTCTTGCGGCGCATAGGCCAGCGACTTGAACGCGGTGCCCGGCGCGCTGTCGGTCTGGTAGTTGGCGATCAGGTCGAAGCGGAAGCCTTCGGTCGGCTGGAAGGCGCCCGAGAGGCGGAAGGCCTGGGTGTCGAAGCCGTTGTAGTCGGCGCCGCCGAGCAGGTTGGTCACATAGCCTTCGCGGGCCTTCATGCGGGTGGCGAAGCGGATGGCGGCGTTCTCGCCCACCGGGGCGTTCACCATCAGCTCGCCCATGCGGTAGTCATAGTCGCCGAAGCCGGCGCGGCCTTCGGCCTCCCAGTGGCCGATCTCGGCCTTGTTCTGGATCACGTTGACCGCGCCGATCAGGGCGCCGCGACCGTAGAGGGTCGACTGCGGGCCGCGGGCGACCTCGATGCGCTCGATGTCGAACAGCTCGACATAGGAGCCGCGGGATTTGGAGATCGAGACGCCGTCCTGGAAGACCGATACGCGCGGCTCGGTGGAGGCCTCGCCCGAGTCAGAGGTGATGCCGCGCATCACGAAGCCGGCGTTGTTCGGCGACTGGTTCTGGACGAGGAAGCCGGGGGTGAACGCCGACAGCTCCTCGAAGTCCTGAACGCCCAGCTGCTCCAGACGCTCGCCGTTCCAGGCGGTCAGGGCGAAGGGCACCTCGACGGCGCTCTGTTCGCGCAGCTGGGCGGTGACGATGACCTCGTCCAGCTGGGCCGGTTCGGCCTGCTGGGCGTGGGCGGCTCCGGCCAGAGCCCAGACGATGCCCAGGGCGCTGGCGCCGAGCAGGGTGGACGAACGTTGAACGCGATGAATCATGACAGCCCCCGGGGAGTGAGACTCCCGACCTAGCGGGGCTGTATGCCGTGACAGCGACGGTGAGACGACCGGCAAATGAAGCTCGGACGTCGTTCAGGTGAATAACGTTCAGTTACCGGCGCAACGAAAAGGGCCCGGCGATCAGCCGGGCCCTTCGTCGAACGCTGGACGCGTCCCCTAGCGGTTTTTGATCTTGGATGCGTCGCCGGTTCCGCCCTCGGAAATGTCACCGACGATGGGATTTTCCGCCTGAACTTTCGGACGGCTGCTGCGCCAGTTGTCGAAATCGGCGGAGAATTTCTCGCGCCGTTCGGAGCGCCAGTCGTGATAGTCGCGGTCGAAGTTCGACATCTGCTGCTCGCGCCAATGCAGGTAGTCGGGCTCGAAATCATGGTTTGACCGGTCCGCGCGCGCCTCGCCCTTAAAGCCGGGGCCGGAGCCCTCCCAGATTTGCGCGCCGGGGGCGTAGCCGTGATCGGGCCGCGTCGAGCGAGCGTAGTCAGGGCGTCCATGGTCCGGGCGGTCATACTGCGATCGGGTGAAGGTCTCGCCGCGATAGTCCGGCGACGATGAGGCGCCGTGGTCGCGATCACCGCGACCGTAGCGCCCGTCGGAATAGCCGCCCTGATCGTAGCCGTAGTTCCGGATTGAGGCCCGCGACGGATTGGGGTCGCGGTCGTGGCGGCCGCGATCATGGTCGCCCTGACCGTAAGAACTCCGGTCGTACTCATCCCGATCATACTGGCCTTGGCCGCGCCAGGCCTCGGCCGTGCGCCCGCCATCGCCTTCGGACCAACTGCGGCCCTCGTCGTAACGCCGGTCACGCGGTTCCCGGCCACGCTCCTCGTCGCGGCGGCCAAGGTCGTTCTGCGGTCGATATCGGGTGGGGTTCATGGCTGAAGCTCCTCTCGTTGGGGAGCTTCAGAACCGGAGCGATTCCGGGCTGTTCCAGCCGTTCACGGGGAGCTGACAGCCTTGGCCGTGAGGGCTCATCGGGCCCGGTCCCTCCGCCTGTTTGGGTAACGATGGTCTTGTGGCTACCGGGCAGGAGGGCGGTTCGCCGTCATGCCGGCGGCTGTACGTTTCCGGTTGAACCTTTGCCGCACCGCAACATTCCTGTTGCGCGAGCGTCACTTGTCGGGTCACGCTGCATATTCATTGCGGTGGGAGCGGCATGGCCTTCGACGAAATGTCCGGTGGGGCGCCCGTTTACGGGGGGAAGGTCCGTGACAGCTATCGCGGACTGGCGAAGTGGCTGGCCGACGCGCCCGAAGGGCTGTTGCAGGCGCGGTCGCGTCAGGCGGAGCTGTTCTTCCGCCGGATGGGGGTCACCTTCGCCGTCTATGGCGACGCCGAGTCCAGCGAGCGGCTGATCCCATTCGACGTGGTGCCACGCATCATCGGCGCCGCTGAATGGGGCGGGCTGGAGAAGGGGCTGATCCAGCGCGTTTCGGCCATCAACGCCTTCCTCGCCGACGTCTACGGCAAGCAGGAATGTCTGAAGGCCGGCGTGGTCCCGGCGGAACTGATCCTGACCAATCCGCAGTATGCGCCCGAGATGCAGGGCCGCCGCCCGCCGCGCGACATCTGGGTGCAGATCGCGGGCGTCGATCTGGTGCGGACCGGCGAGGACGGCTTCTATGTGCTGGAGGACAATTGCCGCACGCCGTCGGGGGTCTCCTACATGCTGGAGAACCGCGAGATGATGATGCGGTTGTTCCCGGACCTGTTCGCCGACTATCCGGTGCGGCCGGTCGAGACCTATGCGGACATGCTGCTGGCCAGCCTGCGGGCCTGCGCGCCGGAAGCGGCGGGAAGCGATCCGACGATCGTGGTGCTGACGCCCGGGCCGTTCAACTCGGCCTACTATGAGCACAGCTTCCTGGCGGACAAGCTGGGGGTGGAACTGGTCGAGGGGCGGGACCTGTTCGTCGACGACGGCAAGGTCTTCATGCGCACGACCGAAGGTCGACAGCAGGTGGATGTGATCTACCGCCGTATCGACGACGCCTTCCTCGATCCGCTGACCTTCCGTCCGGACTCGGCGCTGGGCGTGCCGGGGCTGATGAACGCCTATGAGGAGGGCACGGTGACGCTGGCCAATGCGGTCGGCACCGGCGTGGCCGACGACAAGGCGGTCTATACCTACATGCCGGAGATCATCCGCTTCTTCACCGGCGAGGAGCCGATCCTGAACAATGTGCCGACCTGGCGCTGTCGGGAGCCGGACGCGCTGAAGCATGTGCTGGCCAACCTCGGCGATCTGGTGGTCAAGGAGGTCGGCGGCTCGGGCGGCTACGGCATGCTGGTGGGCCCGGCCTCGACCAAGGCCGAGATCGAAAGCTTCCGGAAGAAGCTGATCAATGACCCCGACGACTTCATCGCCCAGCCGACGCTGGCCCTGTCGACGGCGCCGACGCTGGACAAGGGCGAACTGCACGGACGGCACGTCGATCTGCGGCCCTTCGTGCTGTCGAGCCCCGACGGGGTGAAGGTGGCGCCCGGCGGCCTGACCCGCGTGGCGCTGAAGCCCGGCTCGCTGGTGGTGAACTCCAGCCAGGGCGGCGGAACCAAGGACACCTGGGTGCTGGACGTCTGATGCTTTCTCGTACCGCAGACAGCCTGTACTGGACGGGCCGCTATATTGAGCGGGCGGACTTCCTCGCCCGCATTCTGGAAGCCACGATCCGGTTGGCCGCCATCCCGACGCGGGGCGACGGGGACGCCGAGACGGTGTGGGCCAGCGCGCTGGCGTCGGCCGGGGCGCCCAAGGCGCTGGGCCGGGCGCCGACCGAGAAGTCGGTGCGGGAGTATCTGGCCTTCTCGCCGGACAACGCCTCATCCATCGCCGCCTGCATCACCCGGGCGCGGACCAACGCCCGCTCGGTGCGGACCGCGCTGACGGTGGAGCTGTGGGAGGCGATCAACGGCGCCTGGAACGGGCTGGCCGAACAGGGGCAACCGACCCGACGCGACGACTTCGGCCACTTCCTCGAGTGGGTGAAGACCGTGACCCTGTCAGTCGAGGGCGCGGCCTCGCGGACCATGCTGCGCAACGACGGCTATTATTTCCTGCGGCTGGGGGCGGCCATCGAGCGGGCCGACAACACCGCCCGGCTGCTGGACGTGAAGTATCACCTGCTGCTGCCCGAGGGCGAACGGGTGGGCGGTCAGCTGGATTACTTCCAGTGGACGACCCTGCTGCGCGAGGTGTCGGCCCTGACGGCCTATCGCTGGGTCTATCGGGACAGTGTGAAGCCTTGGCTGGTGGCGGACCTGCTGGTGCTGAACCGGCAGATGCCGCGATCACTGGCCAGCTGTCAGGCGTCCATCGTGCGCTATCTGGAGAAGCTGGCCAACGATTACGGCCGACGCGGCCCCGCGCAGCGACTTGCGGCGGAGCGGATGCGGGCGTTTGACTCCTCCCGCATCGAAACCATCTTCCAGTCCGGTCTGCACGAATACATCCAGTCGTTCCTGAATGAGAACGGGCGACTGGGGCAGGCCATCCACGAACAGTATCTGAGCTGATCCATGCGTATCGGGATCGATCACACCACAACCTACGCCTATGACCGGGCGGCGCGGTTCATCGTGCAGAACCTGCGTCTGACGCCGCGCTCCAGCGAGGCGCAGACCGTGCGTCACTGGCAGGTGGAGACCGACGTGGACGCGCGTCTGCGCAAGTCCGAGGACGCCTTCGGCAACATCGTCCACGCCCTCTACACCGAGCAGCCGACGAAGACCCTGACCATCCGGGTGACCGGGGAGGTGGTGACCAGTGACACGGCGGGGGTCATTCCGCCGGATCAGGAGCGTCTGTCGCCGCTGGTCTTTCTGCGGGACACCGACCTGACGAAGCGGGACAGGCTGATCTCGGTCTTCGCGTCGGAGTTTCAGGCCCATCCGCCGCTGGACCGGATGCATCGGCTGATGGCCGGGATACACGGGTCGGTGGCCTTCGAGGTGGGGGTGACGACGCCGACCCACACCGCCAGTGAGGTGCTGGCCCTCGGACGGGGGGTTTGTCAGGACCATGCCCACGTCTTCATCGCCTGCGCCCGGCACATGGGCGTGCCGGCCCGCTATGTCTCCGGCCATCTGGCGCGGCGGGACCGGGCTGATCAGGAGGCCGCCCACGCCTGGGCGGAGGCCTGGATCGAGGGCCTGGGCTGGGTCGGCTTCGATCCGGCCAACGGCATCTGTCCGACCGAGCGCTACGTCCGGATCGCGACGGGGCTCGATTACCTCGGCGCAGCGCCGGTGCGCGGGGCCACCTACGGCGGGGCCGGGGAGACGCTGGCGGTCAAGCTGATGGTGCGTGATGCGGACATGCAACAGGGTCAGCAACAGGCGTGAACGCAGGGTCGATGGTCGCGGGAATCTGTTACGGTTCGTCGAATTCTGACGTTCGCGGGATACGACACGTCCAATGACTTACTGCGTAGGCCTGCTGGTCGATGAAGGGTTGGCGATGATCGC
Coding sequences within it:
- a CDS encoding prolyl oligopeptidase family serine peptidase, which codes for MRHRLLARALPAFVLLAAVAGPAMAQEALTYQQPPSPIADILDTKPTPSSSLSPNRTTLALFDRSNLPPIAELAEPMLRLGGYRINPRNNGQANSRVSWLTGLSFQPVAGGEARAVQLPANARFLSPSWSPDGSKVALLMDAPTGLELWVVDVATARASKLTEARVNAATGSAFDWTPDSAGLVVRLTPQGRGAAPDVSRPPAGPIVAESMGRVAPARTYQDLLSDAGDEALFDHYFTSQLTYVPINGRGARDLGAPAVYLGASVSPDGRHVLTTTVKRPYSYVVPAGLFPSETRVIDLQGRAVHQVADLPLRDNVPTPFDAVAPGPRSIQWRADAPATLVWTEAQDGGDPRTPSEVRDRVFMLAAPFNAQPTTLIDLNERYGGITWGDADTALVTSRWFNTRHETRYVIDPSNPGTGRVLLERNYQDQYNNPGSPLTEPNAQGFNVARFAADGRLLMTGPGATREGEYPFLAAMDLNTGQSERLWTSATGEYESIVGVLDDGARRLVTRRETKNDPANLFVRDLNAATTTPLTHFTDPAPQLAGVSRQLITYTRADGVQLSGTLYLPAGYDKDRDGPLPLVMWAYPAEFTDAAVAGQVVDTANRFVRPGGSSHLFLLTQGYAVLDDPSMPIIGKDGAEPNDTYIEQLTASAEAAVNAVVELGVADRDRIAVGGHSYGAFMTANLLAHTDLFRTGIARSGAYNRTLTPFGFQAEQRTYWEAPETYNEMSPFAFANRVNEPILLIHGEADDNSGTFPVQSERFYAALKGNGAQVRYVVLPLEAHGYRARESVGHTLWETVRWLDQYVKNAPPRAAE
- a CDS encoding alkaline phosphatase; amino-acid sequence: MSLHRRGLLGLLSAGAAGASLPAAARQAVDVQFLHGVASGDPRQDGLLIWTRVTPSDPSVRAVRVDWSVWRDGDATASVASGTVETGPERDFTVKVPVAGLQPGVDYRYAFSAGEVSSPQGRARTLPVGPTADAVLAVASCQLYPGGYFNAWEVVSKLDRLDAVIHLGDYIYEYGAEPDSYGMTTGARLNRTPQPPHEIVTLADYRQRHAQYKSDPDLQAAHARAPFICVWDDHEVANDTWSGGAENHQSETEGDFLVRKAAALKAYFEWMPIREPEGGLTEDAIYRSFDFGDLASLLMVETRLVARQEALSFATDMPVVGTGRNARPDVDAFRAKLNAPDRDLLGDAQRDWIRSTLTASREAGRPWQVIGNQVVMGRVQGPDITRMASPLEVTVLLARLPAAVRAEVRQSIELFKLGVPFNLDSWDGYPAGRERLYGAFADAGVQPIVLAGDSHAFWVNDLKDASGRRAAVEFATSAISSPSPGDHVQGVPLGAALNAANEEVLLCDQTAKGFVLLTLTPTEAKAELHTVSTIFDKRYDASVLKTYTVAKTADGNGPLVES
- a CDS encoding TonB-dependent receptor — translated: MIHRVQRSSTLLGASALGIVWALAGAAHAQQAEPAQLDEVIVTAQLREQSAVEVPFALTAWNGERLEQLGVQDFEELSAFTPGFLVQNQSPNNAGFVMRGITSDSGEASTEPRVSVFQDGVSISKSRGSYVELFDIERIEVARGPQSTLYGRGALIGAVNVIQNKAEIGHWEAEGRAGFGDYDYRMGELMVNAPVGENAAIRFATRMKAREGYVTNLLGGADYNGFDTQAFRLSGAFQPTEGFRFDLIANYQTDSAPGTAFKSLAYAPQDPNTGAVIGSAEPWEGAALTPGTNIDGGQDLGLDREVWGLTGIARLDLSDSLTLTSTSAYRKFDSYEVFDADGISLPLLSAVEDAQGEQWSQELRLNWDNGGAVSGFFGVGYFKEEGSQRTPTEFNERIALAQLAGLLDGAPGVTGPNFLPLAFYSSPTLLDPILGGLGLPAPAIPGIRDNLKASHIETATNTSELQSVDLFADVTWRPTDRLEFSAGVRWTQDDKTSGFSSAVLNGRSVAGSLLGVQQIQGQIARLIASGTPADLAQAAQLGALANGIVGQLAVPGAATAPFSTTFPAFGLTFQPTANNGDFIYQDLEDDGFTWRVTGRYAIGDESSLYANYARGRRPAVLAAGAPSAPFGAPDFTFVDAEEVDSYEIGAKTTGLFNGALHLDGSVYLYDYSNFQTTIQVGTQFITTNAGEARAYGFEGQAFLSLNEYVDVFGTYAYNHSRFEAGIYDGNRFRLSPDNRASFGMSVRVPLPGGELAVMPTYTWQSEMFFDDNNDRTDLQTGNFVPDTVVDEYQDAYGLLNLRIRFTSAQGDWSVEAFADNLLDEKYIKDAGNTGDGLGLPTFIAGEPRTVGLVFGVKY
- a CDS encoding circularly permuted type 2 ATP-grasp protein, with amino-acid sequence MAFDEMSGGAPVYGGKVRDSYRGLAKWLADAPEGLLQARSRQAELFFRRMGVTFAVYGDAESSERLIPFDVVPRIIGAAEWGGLEKGLIQRVSAINAFLADVYGKQECLKAGVVPAELILTNPQYAPEMQGRRPPRDIWVQIAGVDLVRTGEDGFYVLEDNCRTPSGVSYMLENREMMMRLFPDLFADYPVRPVETYADMLLASLRACAPEAAGSDPTIVVLTPGPFNSAYYEHSFLADKLGVELVEGRDLFVDDGKVFMRTTEGRQQVDVIYRRIDDAFLDPLTFRPDSALGVPGLMNAYEEGTVTLANAVGTGVADDKAVYTYMPEIIRFFTGEEPILNNVPTWRCREPDALKHVLANLGDLVVKEVGGSGGYGMLVGPASTKAEIESFRKKLINDPDDFIAQPTLALSTAPTLDKGELHGRHVDLRPFVLSSPDGVKVAPGGLTRVALKPGSLVVNSSQGGGTKDTWVLDV
- a CDS encoding alpha-E domain-containing protein yields the protein MLSRTADSLYWTGRYIERADFLARILEATIRLAAIPTRGDGDAETVWASALASAGAPKALGRAPTEKSVREYLAFSPDNASSIAACITRARTNARSVRTALTVELWEAINGAWNGLAEQGQPTRRDDFGHFLEWVKTVTLSVEGAASRTMLRNDGYYFLRLGAAIERADNTARLLDVKYHLLLPEGERVGGQLDYFQWTTLLREVSALTAYRWVYRDSVKPWLVADLLVLNRQMPRSLASCQASIVRYLEKLANDYGRRGPAQRLAAERMRAFDSSRIETIFQSGLHEYIQSFLNENGRLGQAIHEQYLS